The Pseudodesulfovibrio sp. zrk46 genome contains a region encoding:
- a CDS encoding 4Fe-4S dicluster domain-containing protein yields the protein MGHIIGKDVYRQLGNTLDNTPVRMPWSKAMRDMLEALYTPGEAELITRMPYRPSTIQRVARVTGINEPRLHKMLPEMCHKGLICDIHDGEQYQYMIAPFVIGFFEFSMMRTRGELQPAKWAELFQAYMFGDNAFMEANFGDGQQVSVMRALPYEETVRDVDHVEILDYEKASALIEDQDLFAVSLCACRHEKHHLGTQGCDVPLETCTSMGSSAEFLIRNEFARQVDKSEFLDIFARSKDMGFTLSTDNVKQGAGFVCHCCGCCCNLMHGIKHSGYPGILVTSSFIAKCDEDSCNGCGKCVRACPIDAVTMQERPTSPGEKKRKYAVVDQDLCLGCGVCALKCKPKSMELHKRDQKVFHPEDSFERVIIQSLERDTLQNLIFDNPNSQVEGFMRGIVGGFLKISPVKKALMGEKLRSRFLNAIRNASG from the coding sequence ATGGGACACATCATAGGTAAAGACGTCTATCGGCAACTGGGAAACACGCTCGACAACACGCCTGTGCGCATGCCTTGGTCAAAGGCCATGCGCGACATGCTTGAAGCCCTTTACACACCTGGAGAGGCCGAGCTCATCACACGGATGCCCTACCGCCCCTCAACTATCCAGCGGGTGGCCAGAGTCACGGGGATAAACGAGCCCCGACTCCACAAAATGCTGCCGGAGATGTGTCACAAGGGCCTCATCTGCGACATCCACGACGGCGAGCAGTACCAGTACATGATCGCTCCTTTTGTCATCGGCTTCTTCGAATTCTCCATGATGCGCACCCGCGGCGAGCTTCAACCCGCCAAGTGGGCTGAACTCTTTCAGGCGTATATGTTCGGCGACAACGCTTTCATGGAAGCGAACTTCGGAGATGGACAGCAGGTATCTGTCATGCGCGCTCTTCCCTATGAGGAGACAGTGCGCGATGTCGACCATGTGGAAATCCTCGATTACGAGAAGGCTTCCGCTCTCATTGAAGACCAAGATCTTTTCGCTGTCAGCCTATGCGCATGCCGCCATGAAAAGCACCACTTGGGCACACAGGGTTGCGATGTTCCATTGGAGACTTGTACCTCCATGGGCTCATCCGCCGAATTTCTCATTCGAAACGAGTTCGCCCGTCAGGTGGACAAAAGCGAATTTCTGGACATCTTCGCCCGCTCCAAGGACATGGGGTTCACCCTGTCCACTGATAACGTAAAGCAGGGAGCTGGCTTCGTCTGCCATTGCTGCGGTTGCTGCTGCAATCTCATGCACGGCATCAAACACAGCGGCTATCCCGGAATACTGGTCACTTCATCATTCATTGCCAAATGTGATGAAGACTCATGCAACGGCTGCGGCAAGTGCGTTCGTGCCTGCCCGATTGATGCTGTCACCATGCAGGAACGCCCCACTTCCCCCGGAGAGAAGAAGCGCAAATACGCTGTCGTAGATCAGGACCTCTGTCTCGGTTGTGGAGTCTGTGCTTTGAAATGCAAACCGAAATCAATGGAACTCCATAAACGAGACCAGAAAGTATTCCATCCCGAAGACTCTTTTGAACGCGTCATCATCCAGTCGCTGGAACGTGACACCTTGCAGAATCTCATCTTCGATAATCCCAACAGTCAGGTTGAAGGATTCATGCGCGGCATTGTCGGCGGTTTCCTCAAAATCAGCCCTGTCAAAAAGGCTCTCATGGGCGAAAAACTTCGCTCACGTTTCCTCAACGCCATTCGCAACGCATCGGGCTAA
- a CDS encoding efflux RND transporter permease subunit, whose product MNLAKWCIENNRTSIALFLIIALGGVMTFINIPKDEDPDFTIRTALVMTQFPGASPQRVEEQVTDKLEEKIRELDGLKVVRSQSMTGVSLIEVEFLDAIKEMGPTWQKLRNKVTDAETDLPSEASKPYVNDEFGDVFGMVVSITGDGFSYRELKDVADDVRDQILKVDGVGKVERWGEQDERIFVEFSNSRMASAGVSPFALAQIIDRQNTIQPSGSSQVGSERIVIEPTGEFKGLEDIYSIAIRPPGQKSSVRLADVTTITRGFSDPPSTMARFNGEPGLFLAIAMEDGGNITELGERVRAKLGEINKNLYHGLDMDVVVFQPDYVNAAITDFMINLLESFGFVVIVILVFAGLRTGIIAGSLVPMAMLGCIGLMPFFDVGLQRISIASLIISLGILVDNGVVVSEAILVRLASGEERLKAVAGAVSELWMPLLAASLTTIFAFLPIPLAENATGEFCFSLFVVVTLALACSWGLSMSMVPMMCYYILKPKIQVQTYASRMYRWYRRLLLLSLRNRTVCVVSIMLLCGVALWGFKFVPKMFFPPNERAQFTIDFWQPYGTDITATRDRVAKLEDFLLADKDVDGVAVFVGHGGPRWYLPLNLEQQNSNLATFIINTKSVESVDPLIERARHEMESNFPDADFSLKKLMNGPPVGAPLQIRISGPDIKTLYTLRDKVVGIVEAQQGITRVWDDWGQWTKKMMVQVDQDKAREAGITSFDVAVSLQTSMSGLQASTYREGDTNIPIVLRNDEGFRDHLDKIDSINVYSYEEGTNVPLSQVATSKLDWQPSDIRRRDQARTMTVKADVANGFFALSILGKVRPEINALMKGEDWPLGYTVEYGGEFEKSVESQEAINANMPLAMGLLVLVLIFQFNSFRRPLIILLTLPPMMIGITAGMISTNAPFGFMPMLGMISLLGIIVNNAIMLIDRIEIQRGRGMDLADAIVLSSMERARPIIMTATTTIIGMIPLSLQGGEMWRPMANLIMSGLAFATVLTLVLCPVLYSIFFGQRFKEYVWNPEVVEQGSDIPVPSA is encoded by the coding sequence GTGAATCTCGCCAAATGGTGCATTGAGAACAATCGCACCTCGATAGCCCTTTTCCTTATCATCGCCTTGGGCGGCGTGATGACGTTCATCAATATCCCCAAGGACGAGGACCCGGATTTTACCATTCGTACGGCTCTGGTCATGACCCAGTTCCCCGGTGCCTCTCCACAGCGTGTGGAGGAACAGGTCACTGACAAGCTCGAAGAGAAGATTCGTGAACTGGATGGCCTCAAGGTGGTCCGCTCCCAGTCCATGACCGGTGTTTCCCTCATTGAGGTGGAATTTCTCGATGCCATCAAGGAGATGGGCCCTACGTGGCAGAAGCTTCGCAACAAGGTGACCGATGCTGAAACCGATCTCCCTTCTGAAGCTTCCAAGCCCTACGTCAACGACGAGTTTGGTGATGTCTTCGGCATGGTGGTCTCTATCACTGGTGACGGTTTTTCCTACCGAGAGCTGAAAGATGTTGCCGATGATGTGCGTGACCAGATTTTGAAGGTCGATGGCGTTGGCAAGGTCGAGCGGTGGGGTGAGCAGGACGAGCGCATCTTTGTTGAGTTCTCCAACTCCCGTATGGCTTCTGCTGGCGTGTCTCCGTTTGCACTGGCCCAGATCATCGATCGCCAGAACACCATTCAGCCTTCCGGCTCCAGTCAGGTGGGTAGCGAGCGCATCGTCATTGAGCCCACTGGTGAGTTCAAAGGGCTGGAAGATATCTATTCCATCGCCATTCGCCCTCCGGGCCAGAAAAGCTCCGTGCGTTTGGCTGATGTTACCACCATCACCCGTGGTTTCTCTGATCCGCCGTCCACCATGGCCCGTTTCAACGGTGAGCCCGGTCTCTTCCTTGCCATTGCAATGGAAGACGGTGGTAACATCACTGAGTTGGGTGAGCGCGTGCGCGCCAAGCTGGGCGAGATCAACAAGAATCTCTACCACGGTCTCGACATGGACGTGGTGGTGTTCCAGCCTGATTACGTCAATGCCGCCATCACGGATTTTATGATCAACCTGCTTGAGTCCTTCGGCTTCGTCGTCATCGTTATTTTGGTATTCGCAGGGCTGCGCACTGGTATCATCGCAGGTTCGCTGGTGCCCATGGCCATGCTTGGCTGCATCGGTCTCATGCCGTTCTTCGATGTTGGGTTGCAGCGCATTTCCATTGCTTCGCTTATCATCTCCCTCGGTATTCTCGTCGATAACGGCGTGGTTGTGTCCGAGGCCATTCTGGTGCGTCTTGCCTCTGGCGAGGAACGTCTGAAAGCGGTGGCCGGAGCTGTCAGTGAGCTGTGGATGCCGCTTTTGGCAGCATCTTTGACCACGATTTTCGCCTTTCTGCCTATTCCGCTGGCAGAGAACGCAACTGGTGAGTTCTGCTTCTCACTGTTCGTGGTTGTGACCTTGGCGCTGGCCTGCTCCTGGGGCCTGTCCATGTCCATGGTTCCTATGATGTGCTACTACATCCTCAAACCGAAGATTCAGGTTCAGACCTATGCCAGCCGTATGTATCGCTGGTATCGCAGATTGCTCCTGCTTAGCCTGCGCAATCGTACCGTGTGCGTTGTCAGCATCATGCTCTTGTGCGGTGTTGCACTCTGGGGTTTCAAGTTTGTGCCCAAGATGTTCTTCCCTCCCAACGAACGCGCACAGTTTACCATCGACTTCTGGCAGCCTTACGGTACTGACATCACGGCCACTCGTGACCGTGTGGCCAAGCTTGAAGACTTCTTGCTGGCCGATAAAGATGTGGATGGCGTGGCCGTATTCGTTGGTCACGGTGGCCCTCGTTGGTATCTGCCCCTTAACCTTGAGCAGCAGAACTCCAACCTTGCCACCTTCATCATCAACACCAAGTCTGTCGAATCTGTTGATCCTCTCATCGAGCGTGCACGCCATGAAATGGAGTCCAACTTTCCAGATGCCGACTTCAGTCTGAAGAAGCTCATGAATGGTCCGCCGGTTGGCGCGCCGTTGCAGATTCGTATTAGCGGACCGGATATCAAGACGTTGTATACGTTGCGTGACAAAGTGGTTGGAATCGTCGAGGCTCAGCAGGGTATCACCCGTGTATGGGACGACTGGGGTCAGTGGACCAAGAAGATGATGGTGCAGGTGGATCAGGACAAGGCTCGTGAAGCTGGCATCACCAGTTTCGACGTGGCTGTCAGCCTCCAGACCTCCATGAGCGGTCTTCAGGCATCTACCTATCGCGAGGGCGACACTAATATTCCCATTGTTCTTCGTAACGATGAAGGCTTCCGCGACCACCTTGACAAGATTGATTCCATCAATGTCTATTCTTACGAAGAGGGTACTAATGTGCCTCTGAGTCAGGTGGCGACTTCCAAGCTCGACTGGCAGCCTTCGGATATCCGTCGGCGCGATCAGGCGCGCACCATGACCGTCAAGGCAGACGTTGCCAACGGCTTCTTTGCCCTGTCCATTCTCGGCAAGGTTCGCCCTGAGATCAATGCTCTCATGAAGGGGGAAGACTGGCCACTTGGTTACACTGTCGAGTACGGCGGTGAATTCGAGAAGAGTGTGGAATCTCAGGAAGCGATAAACGCCAACATGCCGCTGGCCATGGGCCTTCTCGTGCTGGTCCTCATCTTCCAGTTCAACTCCTTCCGGCGTCCGCTCATCATTCTGCTGACTTTGCCACCTATGATGATCGGCATCACGGCGGGTATGATCAGTACCAATGCGCCGTTCGGCTTCATGCCCATGCTTGGTATGATCTCATTGCTCGGCATCATCGTGAATAACGCGATTATGCTCATAGACCGCATTGAGATTCAGCGCGGTCGCGGCATGGATCTGGCCGACGCTATTGTGCTTTCCTCCATGGAGCGCGCACGGCCCATCATCATGACGGCAACCACCACGATCATCGGCATGATTCCGCTGTCTTTGCAGGGCGGTGAAATGTGGCGGCCCATGGCAAACCTGATCATGTCGGGTCTGGCATTCGCCACTGTCCTGACATTGGTACTGTGCCCGGTTCTGTATTCCATCTTCTTTGGCCAGCGATTCAAGGAATATGTGTGGAACCCTGAAGTGGTAGAGCAGGGAAGTGACATCCCGGTTCCGTCCGCTTAG
- a CDS encoding ABC transporter substrate-binding protein, whose protein sequence is MKLRRLVMTGMLTLAFLSLASVGMADMKAAKKWVDNEFQPSTLSKAEQMKEMEWFIKAAEPFKGMEIKVVSETIPTHEYESKVLAKAFYEITGIKVTHDLIGEGDVIEKLQVQFQSGENVFDAYINDSDLIGTHFRSGKVVNLTDWMAGEGKSVTLPTLDIDDFMGKSFTTGPDGKLYQLPDQQFANLYWFRYDWFQKPELKKAFKAKYGYELGVPVNWSAYEDIADFFTNDVREIDGKAIYGHMDYGKKAPDLGWRFTDAWLSMAGAGDKGIPNGKPVDEWGIRVDGCRPVGSTVARGGATNGPAAKYALRKYMEWLRKYAPPGALGMDFYQSLPSLAKGNVAQQIFWYTAFTASLVEPQSKGNNTVDAAGKPLWRMAPSPHGPYWEEGQKLGYQDCGSWTLLKSTPLKRRQAAWLFAQFCVAKTTSLKKTHVGLTPIRNSDINDKSFTERAPMLGGLVEFYRSPARVAWTPTGTNVPDYPKLAQLWWQNIGEAVAGEVTVSTAMDNLAKEQDKILMRLERADILGECGPKLNKPRDEAYWLNQPGSPKAKLANEKPQGETVDYDQLIKAWKAGKVK, encoded by the coding sequence ATGAAGTTGCGGCGTTTAGTGATGACCGGGATGCTCACGCTGGCATTCCTCAGCCTCGCCAGTGTCGGTATGGCCGACATGAAGGCTGCCAAAAAATGGGTCGACAACGAGTTCCAGCCGTCTACTCTGTCCAAAGCAGAGCAGATGAAGGAAATGGAATGGTTCATCAAAGCTGCTGAACCTTTCAAAGGCATGGAAATCAAAGTTGTTTCCGAAACAATCCCCACTCACGAGTACGAATCCAAGGTACTCGCAAAAGCTTTCTATGAAATCACCGGCATCAAGGTCACCCATGACCTGATCGGCGAAGGTGACGTCATCGAAAAACTGCAGGTCCAGTTCCAGTCCGGTGAGAACGTCTTTGATGCTTACATCAACGACTCTGACCTCATCGGTACCCACTTCCGCTCCGGTAAAGTTGTCAACCTGACCGACTGGATGGCAGGCGAAGGTAAGTCCGTTACCCTGCCCACCCTGGACATCGACGACTTCATGGGTAAGTCCTTCACCACCGGTCCTGACGGCAAGCTCTACCAGCTGCCTGACCAACAGTTCGCGAACCTGTACTGGTTCCGTTACGACTGGTTCCAGAAGCCTGAACTGAAGAAGGCTTTCAAAGCCAAGTACGGCTACGAACTGGGCGTTCCCGTGAACTGGTCCGCTTACGAAGATATCGCTGACTTCTTCACCAACGATGTTCGTGAAATCGACGGCAAGGCCATCTACGGCCACATGGATTACGGCAAGAAAGCTCCGGACCTCGGCTGGCGTTTCACTGACGCATGGCTGTCCATGGCTGGCGCTGGCGACAAGGGTATCCCCAACGGTAAGCCCGTTGACGAATGGGGCATCCGCGTAGACGGTTGCCGCCCTGTCGGTTCCACCGTTGCTCGTGGTGGCGCCACCAACGGCCCCGCTGCTAAGTACGCTCTCCGCAAGTACATGGAATGGCTGCGTAAGTACGCCCCTCCGGGTGCTCTGGGCATGGACTTCTACCAGTCCCTCCCGTCCCTGGCCAAGGGTAACGTTGCCCAGCAGATCTTCTGGTACACTGCCTTCACCGCTTCCCTGGTTGAGCCCCAGTCCAAGGGTAACAACACTGTGGATGCCGCTGGCAAGCCGCTGTGGCGTATGGCTCCGTCCCCGCACGGTCCTTACTGGGAAGAAGGCCAGAAGCTCGGTTACCAGGACTGCGGTTCCTGGACCCTGCTGAAGTCCACCCCGCTGAAGCGTCGTCAGGCTGCATGGCTGTTCGCACAGTTCTGCGTTGCCAAGACCACTTCCCTGAAGAAGACCCACGTCGGTCTGACCCCCATCCGCAACTCCGACATCAACGACAAGTCTTTCACCGAACGTGCTCCCATGCTGGGCGGCCTGGTGGAATTCTACCGTTCCCCCGCTCGCGTTGCATGGACCCCCACCGGCACCAACGTTCCCGATTACCCCAAGCTGGCTCAGCTTTGGTGGCAGAACATCGGTGAAGCCGTTGCTGGTGAAGTCACTGTTTCCACCGCCATGGACAACCTGGCAAAGGAACAGGACAAGATCCTCATGCGTCTCGAACGCGCCGACATCCTCGGCGAATGCGGTCCCAAGCTGAACAAGCCCCGCGACGAGGCTTACTGGCTCAATCAGCCCGGTTCCCCGAAGGCCAAGCTGGCCAACGAGAAGCCTCAGGGCGAAACCGTCGACTACGATCAGCTGATCAAGGCCTGGAAAGCAGGCAAGGTCAAGTAG
- a CDS encoding CerR family C-terminal domain-containing protein: MTNNPEKALSRKAQGEETRAVLIDVGARLFAQNGFHGVSMRTLAAEAGVNLATVGYHFGGKQGLYEAIMDAIIEVRDDFFPTAEQVRERFADLKTPEEKGEGVSWYVDALTRGILGMKKHIWPSFLLSRELAQPTQSYPKLEKEFFDPSFESLMALVKSVLPEDTDEEEYVITAHTIIGTLTKFLEGHDIICKRMEWESYEGHGLEKIITVVCKRIRGSLGLPMENA; encoded by the coding sequence ATGACGAATAATCCTGAAAAAGCATTGAGTCGAAAAGCGCAGGGTGAGGAGACTCGCGCTGTCCTGATCGACGTTGGCGCGCGCCTGTTCGCCCAGAACGGTTTTCATGGTGTGTCCATGCGGACCTTGGCGGCCGAGGCCGGGGTGAATCTCGCCACAGTCGGCTATCACTTCGGTGGCAAGCAGGGACTGTATGAAGCGATCATGGATGCCATCATCGAAGTGCGGGACGATTTCTTCCCCACAGCGGAGCAGGTTCGCGAGCGGTTTGCCGACCTCAAGACACCGGAAGAGAAGGGTGAGGGCGTATCCTGGTATGTGGATGCTTTGACCCGTGGTATTCTGGGCATGAAAAAGCACATTTGGCCCTCGTTTCTCCTTTCCCGTGAGTTGGCCCAACCTACTCAGTCTTATCCCAAGTTAGAAAAAGAATTTTTTGATCCTTCGTTCGAATCCCTCATGGCGCTCGTCAAAAGCGTTTTGCCTGAGGACACTGACGAAGAAGAATACGTCATCACCGCCCACACCATCATCGGCACTCTGACCAAATTTCTGGAAGGCCATGACATCATCTGCAAGCGCATGGAGTGGGAAAGTTATGAAGGCCACGGCCTTGAAAAAATTATCACAGTAGTTTGCAAACGAATCCGAGGCTCTTTGGGCCTCCCTATGGAGAACGCATAA
- a CDS encoding efflux RND transporter periplasmic adaptor subunit, protein MKRYILLIALLALPLLHACNDAPATVEVPIRPVKTVVVSSSDMGRQWTFAGTAEDALETDLSFRVSGKIISFPGDQIGRRFSKGDVIARLDPADYELELRQAKANLEQVRANYVRAKADMERNSQLFERNVISRGELDQIEADFKSYEAQLSASAKQLDIARKHLNYTTLHAPFDGWIGKVETKIHQNVNAGQSVVSLNAGRQMKMYISVPDMLISNVHEGDEVEVRFDALPGRTMLGKVMEVSVDSTVGSTYPVKVYLDNEDKLVRSGMSGHVSFIGKGSDAAAYYLPSVAILGESDGTRAVWIVDPATSTVRKQRIAVGRLSALGIEVLDGVKDGDVVVVRGVHHLKEGLKVRVKKTEG, encoded by the coding sequence ATGAAACGCTATATCCTTTTGATCGCGTTGCTGGCCCTGCCGTTGCTGCATGCCTGCAATGATGCCCCTGCTACGGTGGAGGTTCCCATCCGTCCGGTTAAGACTGTGGTGGTGAGTTCCAGTGACATGGGCCGTCAGTGGACCTTTGCCGGTACTGCAGAAGACGCTCTTGAGACCGACCTGTCCTTCCGTGTCAGCGGCAAGATCATCTCCTTTCCAGGTGATCAGATTGGTCGTCGTTTTTCCAAGGGGGACGTCATTGCCCGTCTGGATCCTGCCGACTACGAGCTGGAACTCCGTCAGGCCAAGGCCAATCTGGAGCAGGTGCGCGCCAACTATGTTCGCGCAAAGGCTGACATGGAGCGTAACTCCCAGTTGTTTGAACGTAACGTGATCTCTCGTGGCGAGTTGGATCAGATTGAGGCTGATTTCAAGTCCTACGAAGCGCAGCTTTCCGCCTCTGCCAAGCAACTCGATATTGCCCGCAAGCACTTGAACTACACTACGCTGCATGCTCCCTTTGACGGTTGGATCGGCAAGGTGGAGACCAAGATTCACCAGAATGTCAATGCCGGTCAGTCCGTGGTTTCGCTTAACGCGGGTCGCCAGATGAAGATGTACATCTCCGTTCCCGACATGCTTATTTCCAACGTCCATGAAGGTGACGAAGTGGAAGTGCGCTTTGACGCCCTGCCGGGCCGCACCATGCTGGGCAAGGTCATGGAAGTCAGCGTTGATTCCACGGTTGGTTCCACCTATCCAGTGAAGGTCTATCTGGATAACGAAGACAAGCTGGTTCGCTCCGGTATGTCCGGCCATGTGAGCTTCATCGGCAAAGGCTCTGATGCCGCCGCCTACTACCTGCCCAGCGTGGCCATATTGGGCGAGTCCGATGGGACCCGTGCCGTCTGGATTGTTGATCCTGCCACTTCCACCGTGCGCAAGCAGCGCATCGCAGTGGGACGTCTCAGCGCGCTCGGTATTGAGGTGCTGGATGGCGTCAAGGACGGAGACGTGGTTGTGGTGCGCGGCGTACACCATTTGAAAGAGGGCCTGAAGGTCCGCGTCAAGAAGACGGAGGGCTAG